In Myxocyprinus asiaticus isolate MX2 ecotype Aquarium Trade chromosome 16, UBuf_Myxa_2, whole genome shotgun sequence, a single window of DNA contains:
- the LOC127454496 gene encoding cilia- and flagella-associated protein 418-like, translated as MADDLDDLLDEVESKFCCSSSSSKQPSNDLKRTKRNCVKQEEKKQSRKQGCKGSEYENDDIDAVLQEILDDDYQPISTHDPIATKISTSDSCSQTISKCCPVFLGGSSVPHGIGTSISQRACNQLRCTSCDFGVAIFDDLEWDSSCDYLFFRNNMPDYYKLKAKLRRKKGGRAYACQCSWHSALSLSDLRDQHQLKWVCGKHKV; from the exons ATGGCGGATGATTTGGACGATTTACTTGATGAAGTCGAATCAAAGTTTTGTTGCAGCAGTTCGTCATCAAAACAACCATCTAATGATTTAAAAAGAACGAAGCGAAACTGCGTGAAGCAGGAGGAAAAGAAACAGTCGAG AAAACAGGGGTGCAAAGGAAGTGAATACGAAAATGATGATATTGATGCTGTCCTACAGGAAATATTGGATGATGATTATCAGCCCATAAGTACACAT GACCCTATTGCAACAAAGATTTCCACAAGTGACTCATGTTCTCAGACAATATCCAA GTGTTGCCCCGTGTTCCTTGGTGGAAGTTCTGTACCACATGGAATTGGAACCAGCATTTCTCAAAG GGCCTGCAACCAGTTGAGGTGCACATCTTGCGACTTTGGTGTAGCCATATTTGACGATCTTGAGTGGGACTCATCCTGCGACTATTTATTTTTCAG GAATAACATGCCAGACTATTACAAACTAAAAGCCAAACTGAGAAGGAAAAAGGGTGGGCGGGCGTACGCCTGCCAGTGTAGCTGGCACTCTGCCCTGTCGCTCTCGGACCTGAGAGATCAGCACCAGCTAAAATGGGTTTGTGGCAAACACAAAGTATGA
- the LOC127454493 gene encoding tRNA N(3)-methylcytidine methyltransferase METTL6-like, with the protein MSVAGELDSVESSPGFPNQFTDQSERTLTPEEMEKLKNDRVLMSDFKQLKLETEAQKNWDLFYKRNTTNFFKDRHWTTREFDELKNCRESEGQKLVLLEAGCGVGNSIYPLLEEDLNIFIYACDFSPRAVTFVKQNALYCTERCLAFQCDLTKDDLQATIQADTVDVATLIFVLSAIHPDKMQQALENIFKVLKLGGVVLFRDYGLYDHAMLRFKSGNKLGENFYVRQDGTRSFFFSREYLASLFEQIGFETLVNEYVLRETVNKKEGLCVPRVFLQSKFRKPVPLQPPR; encoded by the exons ATGTCAGTGGCCGGTGAGTTGGATTCGGTTGAATCCAGCCCTGGTTTTCCAAATCAGTTTACGGATCAGAGTGAAAGGACACTGACACCAGAAGAGATGGAGAAACTGAAGAATGACAGGGTATTAATGTCAGACTTCAAGCAGCTGAAACTCGAAACAGAAGCTCAGAAAAACTGGGACTTGTTTTATAAAAGGAATACAACCAACTTTTTCAAAGACAGGCACTGGACCACCCGAGAGTTTGATGAACTGAAAAACTGCAGAGAG tccGAAGGACAGAAGTTGGTGTTGCTGGAGGCTGGCTGTGGAGTTGGGAACAGCATTTACCCTCTGTTGGAAGAGGACCTCAACATTTTTATCTATGCCTGTGACTTCTCCCCACGAGCTGTTACGTTTGTGAAG CAAAATGCCTTGTATTGCACAGAGCGATGCCTTGCTTTTCAGTGTGACCTCACTAAGGATGATCTGCAGGCTACTATACAAGCAGATACAGTTGATGTAGCCACACTTATATTTGTTCTGTCTGCAATTCATCCTGACAAGATGCAACAAGCCCTAGAAAACATTTTTAAG GTATTAAAACTTGGAGGTGTTGTCCTATTCAGGGACTATGGACTGTATGACCATGCCATGCTGAGATTTAAATCAGGCAACAAACTGGGGGAGAATTTCTATGTGAGGCAGGATGGAACTCGTTCCTTTTTCTTCTCTAGAG AATACCTGGCTAGTTTGTTCGAACAGATAGGATTCGAGACTCTTGTGAACGAGTATGTGCTGAGAGAAACGGTGAATAAAAAAGAGGGTCTGTGTGTTCCCAGAGTGTTCCTGCAGAGTAAATTCAGAAAGCCTGTTCCCTTACAACCTCCAAGATAA